The following proteins come from a genomic window of Carassius carassius chromosome 10, fCarCar2.1, whole genome shotgun sequence:
- the LOC132151594 gene encoding mitochondrial glutamate carrier 1-like: MSQQISLPAKLINGGIAGIVGVTCVFPIDLAKTRLQNQRPGQQVYKSMIDCLLKTVRSEGYFGMYRGAAVNLTLVTPEKAIKLAANDFFRCHLSKDGRGLTVFREMLAGCAAGMCQVIVTTPMEMLKIQLQDAGRLAAQQRKPGIIPPNRLVTTNAVLSRSYNVVPSSSPRAVSATQIARELLHSHGIQGLYKGLGATLLRDVPFSIVYFPLFANLNKLGKPSPDAAAPFYWSFISGCVAGSTAAVAVNPCDVVKTRLQSLSKGANEESYNGIIDCFSKIMKREGPSAFLKGAGCRALVIAPLFGIVQVMYFLGVGEFIMSQSSLKLISD, encoded by the exons ATGTCTCAACAAATCAG CCTCCCTGCCAAACTGATTAATGGTGGCATTGCTGGCATCGTTGGAGTCACTTGCGTGTTTCCCATTGATTTGGCCAAGACAAGACTCCAGAACCAGAGACCAGGCCAACAAGTCTACAAGAGCAT GATTGACTGCCTCCTCAAAACAGTACGATCTGAGGGATATTTTGGCATGTATAGAG gtGCTGCGGTTAATCTTACACTCGTCACTCCTGAAAAGGCCATCAAACTGGCTGCCAATGACTTCTTCCGGTGCCACCTCTCCAAAGATGG GAGAGGGCTGACTGTATTTAGAGAGATGTTGGCTGGATGTGCTGCGGGCATGTGCCAGGTTATTGTCACTACTCCAATggagatgctgaaaattcaacttcagGATGCTGGGAGACTAG CCGCTCAGCAGAGAAAACCAGGCATCATTCCTCCCAATAGACTGGTGACCACAAATGCGGTGTTGAGTCGTTCCTACAATGTGGTGCCGAGCAGCTCACCCAGGGCCGTATCTGCCACCCAAATCGCAAGAGAGTTACTGCACTCTCACGGCATTCAGGGACTCTACAAAGGCCTTGGTGCAACTCTATTGAG agatGTACCTTTCTCGATCGTCTACTTCCCTCTCTTTGCAAATTTGAACAAGTTGGGTAAGCCCTCCCCTGACGCGGCTGCACCATTTTATTGGTCATTCATCTCTGGATGTGTTGCAGGCTCCACGGCTGCGGTTGCCGTTAATCCATGTGATG tgGTTAAGACCAGGTTGCAGTCTCTGAGCAAAGGAGCAAACGAGGAATCCTACAATGGCATAATTGACTGTTTCAG CAAGATCATGAAGCGAGAAGGCCCGTCTGCTTTCCTGAAGGGAGCAGGCTGCAGGGCTCTAGTCATCGCGCCACTGTTTGGTATCGTGCAGGTCATGTACTTCCTCGGTGTGGGAGAGTTTATCATGAGCCAGTCCTCACTAAAGCTAATCTCTGACTGA
- the LOC132151597 gene encoding sodium-coupled monocarboxylate transporter 1-like — MLGSGGQVATFSVWDYVVFAGLILFAAGIGLFQAIRGRKETSSDEFLLGGRQMGAVPVALSLTASFMSGITVIGTPAEAYMYGTAFWIFVFSYAIMSIISAEIFVPLFYRLSITSTYEYLEMRFNKLLRVIGTSMYIAQTALYTGMVIYAPALALNQITGLDLWGVLVATGAVCIIYCTLGGLKAVIWTDVFQMIIMLSGFVAIIARGAVLQGGLGKIWNDSYHGGRLETFSFDPNPLRRHSFWTIVVGGSLMWASIYSINQSQVQRYISCKTMTQAKLSLYLNMVGLWVTVSLAMLSGLTMYSVYKDCDPFTNKDVGASDQLLPYLVMDILADFPGLPGLFVAAAYSGTLSTVSSSINALVAVTVEDFMKPAWPWLTERQLSWINMGMSVFYGAVCIGMAGVASLMGNILQAALSIFGMISGPLLGLYMLGIFFRCVNSTGGLVGLISGLTITLWVGIGAQVYPPLPEKTLRLPLSVEGCVALDMNETTTITPFSTVLLTTSPQPRPALADNWYSLSYLYFCPVGIIVTMVTGLIVSAISGGCKQEKARPELFIGKSDLIWFGCRSSDSEVSDIIEKDPRNIQGLESPVYSDNEIALKEKEYKEKITKF, encoded by the exons ATGCTGGGTAGTGGAGGTCAAGTTGCGACATTCTCAGTATGGGACTATGTGGTGTTCGCCGGCTTGATCCTTTTCGCTGCCGGCATCGGCTTGTTCCAAGCCATCCGTGGACGCAAGGAGACCAGCAGTGATGAGTTTCTTCTGGGTGGCCGTCAGATGGGCGCAGTGCCTGTGGCTTTGTCCCTCACAGCTAGTTTTATGTCAGGTATCACTGTTATCGGCACTCCTGCAGAGGCGTACATGTACGGCACGGCATTCTGGATCTTCGTCTTCTCCTATG CCATCATGTCCATCATCAGTGCTGAAATCTTCGTGCCTCTGTTTTACCGCCTGAGCATCACCAGCACATACGAG TACTTGGAGATGCGTTTCAACAAGCTGCTACGAGTGATTGGAACCAGCATGTATATTGCTCAAACT GCTTTATACACTGGCATGGTTATCTATGCTCCTGCACTCGCACTTAATCAGA TCACTGGTCTGGATCTGTGGGGAGTGCTAGTGGCAACTGGGGCCGTCTGCATCATCTACTGTACCCTG GGAGGGCTGAAGGCAGTGATATGGACCGATGTGTTCCAGATGATCATCATGTTGAGTGGGTTTGTGGCAATAATTGCTCGTGGAGCTGTGCTGCAGGGGGGACTGGGAAAGATCTGGAATGACAGCTACCATGGAGGACGTTTGGAAACATTCAG TTTTGATCCTAATCCTTTGAGACGTCATAGTTTTTGGACAATCGTTGTTGGTGGCAGTCTGATGTGGGCATCCATCTACTCGATCAACCAATCACAGGTCCAGCGCTACATTTCCTGTAAGACAATGACTCAAGCGAAGCT ATCTCTGTATTTGAATATGGTGGGATTATGGGTCACTGTGAGTTTAGCTATGCTCTCGGGTCTCACGATGTACTCTGTCTATAAAGACTGCGATCCTTTCACCAACAAAGATGTAGGAGCTTCAGACCAG CTCCTTCCTTATCTGGTGATGGACATACTAGCAGACTTCCCAGGACTGCCTGGATTGTTTGTGGCTGCAGCTTACAGTGGAACATTAAG TACGGTGTCGTCGAGTATCAACGCTCTGGTGGCTGTCACAGTGGAGGACTTCATGAAGCCAGCATGGCCCTGGCTGacagagagacagctgtcctggatcAACATGGGCATGA GTGTATTCTATGGAGCTGTATGCATCGGTATGGCTGGAGTTGCATCCTTGATGGGCAATATACTGCAG GCAGCTTTGTCCATATTTGGTATGATCAGTGGACCTCTCTTGGGCCTTTATATGCTGGGCATATTCTTCCGCTGCGTGAACTCCACT GGAGGTTTAGTTGGTTTGATTTCGGGCCTGACTATAACGTTATGGGTGGGAATTGGAGCTCAGGTGTATCCTCCTTTACCTGAGAAGACCCTTCGGCTTCCCTTGAGTGTGGAAGGATGTGTTGCACTGGACATGAATGAAACCACCACTATCACACCATTCAGTACAGTCCTACTAACCACATCTCCACA GCCAAGACCAGCTTTGGCAGACAACTGGTATTCTTTGTCCTATCTGTACTTCTGCCCTGTGGGCATAATAGTGACCATGGTCACAGGACTAATAGTCAGTGCAATCTCAG GAGGCTGTAAGCAGGAGAAAGCTCGACCTGAGCTCTTTATTGGAAAATCAGATCTCATCTGGTTTGGATGCAGAAGCTCAGACTCAGAG GTGTCAGACATAATTGAGAAAGACCCAAGAAATATCCAGGGGCTGGAGAGTCCCGTTTACAGTGACAATGAAATTGCACTCAAAGAGAAAGAGTACAAGGAGAAGATCACTAAGTTTTAG